The sequence AACGGTCCGGCCGTTTGGCATCATATGGATACCGGGTAAAGTGGCCACGTTTGCGGTCCATTGTATGTAATCCATCTCCGTACGTGCCTACCCAAAAGGTGCCCCGGCTATCTTCGTAAATGGCGCGAACCTTATTGTCGGCCAGACTGCTCGGGTTGTCAGCCTGATGAAAGAAACGCATAAATGTCTTAGAAACCGGATCAAATTTATTGAGCCCACCCGCATTGACCGATGTTTGTCCCCATTCACTACCCGTACCGATCCAAATTACTTCATTTCGGTCTTCATACAAAACCCTGACCTGATCATTGCTCAGCGAAGTCGGGTTAGATGGATTGTGTTGATAGCGAGTGAACTGACCCGTACGACGGTCCATCCGATTCAGTCCTCCGTGGGTACCGATCCAGAGATGCCCTTTCTTGTCTTCGAGAATGGTCGTTACTTCGTCATGGCTGAGACTGGTTGAGTTGCGTGGATTATGCCGATAGTGCTTGAAAGTACCAGTAGCCGGATCAAATCGGTCGAGTCCTTCACCCATCAGGCCGATCCAAACATACCCCTGCCGGTCGCAGTACACCACTTCAGCTTTATCTCCTCCCAATGAGTTCGGGTTGGTAGGATCGTGTAGGTAAGCCGTATAGCGATGGCCGTCAAACCGGTATAAGCCCATACCGCCTAACCAGATATAACCCTGTTGATCCTGAGTAATTGTGGTCAAGCGTACCCAATTGATGTTTTCGGGTGGAATAACCGGATAAATTAAATGCGATTGCCCTCGTCCCTCTCCCAGGGAAAGATTAGCTACCCATCCGGCTATAAAAAGCAGTCGGCATGACCAAAATTTAACTAACCAGCTGATACGTAGGAAAATATCAATCATAAATGCAACCTGGAAGAGGCACCGCAAAGTAAGGCGTCAGGCAATACAATAAAAATACCACAAAAGTGGTATAGCGCGGCAAACATCCCGATTAGACCTTTACCAGCATAAGACTCTATTCAAACCAATCACAGCTATCATGAAAGTTTTACACTGCCAGGATGTTGGGTTCGATTGCGCTGGTATTATCCGTGCTCAACATGAAAGCGACATTCTGGAGCTGCTAGCTCAACATGCCGAGCTCGTACATCAGGTAAAGCTTACCCCAGAACTGGTCGAACGGATTAAGAGACTTATCTGTGATGAAGCCTATTGAAGCAAATCGAGTTCCTGGATCAACCTTTGCTTTGTTTAGCCGGCGTCACGGGTACGTATCACGGTCTTTTTATCATCTGTCAGAATGCGTTATATGGTTAACGTTCCAGGTCAGGATTTTGCAAAACAGTTAAAGCAACAGGTTTACCCAGGCTGCACATTATCGATTGATGTATATTGTTGATTGTCAAAGATATATCCAGTTGCATCCCGAATTTTTATGTCACCCTCTGGCGAATCATCCTCTTATGAAAAAAACTTTTACTGGTCCTGCTTCTATCCGTTAAGTGTCTGGCCCAGCAACAACCAGATAATTTGCCCTGTGGAACGGCTGCACCGACAAGAGAGCAACTAAAACAAGCCGAGCAGATATACCGCGAGTTTGCGAAAAGTACAAAGAGTGCCAGAGAAACAGCTGGGATTATTTATCTGCCCGTTCGATTCCTAATGATTCGAAAATCGGATGGGAGCGGTGGGGCCGATTTGGGTAGTATTAACGCTGGATTTGCACAACTGAACGGCCTTTTCCTGCCGTCTGGTATACAATTTTACATAGCTCCCAATGGCTTAAAAGAGGTTAATAGCGATCGGCTATACGATATAAACACCAGCGAAACAGCAGCAGAGATTTATTCTCTTATGTTGCCTAATGCCATTAACGTGTTTGTAGTAAATTCAGGCAAAGACATTATCAACCCCGTTTTTGCTGGCCAGGCACCCCTCCCTGCCACTAGTGTAGAAAGTAACTGGATTGTTATCGATTACCATTACCTAACGAACAAACTTACACTCCCTCATGAGATGGGGCATTATATTGGCCTATATCACCCTCACGATAACCTTATTGGAGGACCCAGAGAGTTGGTAAATGGATCGAATTGTGCTATTGCATCCGATCAGGTTTGCGATACACCTGCTGATCCTTTTGACTTGGTTAGGGTGCCTGTAGGGCAACAACCAATTACTTGCCAGTACACTTATGACATCAAAGATGCGAATGGTGAGCTTTACAACCCTCTACTGAATAATATAATGAGTTACTGGTTTTGTCCGCCTTATACTTTTACGAGTGGTCAGTATGAACGACTTAAAACAGTAGGTATTGCCGGAAGAATCAACCCTCGTAACCAGTATTCGCTCAACGCGCCCGCCAGTGATGTAACGCCCCCCTTACTATCAATTGTTACCAGCATTGGACCCTTAAAGCTAATCTGGCAGGATAAATCGGATAATGAAACCGGGTTTATTATCGAGCGTTCTACCAGTCCGGTCGACGGGTTTGTTGCTGTCGATGGGGTTGCCCCTAACAGCAGCCAGTGGTTCGACACTTCGGGGACAACAGGCATTAATTATTATTATCGGGTGAAAGCGTCGAATTCATTAAACTATAGCAATGTACAGAATGGGAAGCCAGGATATTGTTTGCCTGTACACCGGGACGTCTACAGTTGTACGTCTGCTGAGGGTACAATTGGTTTAGAGTCGTTGACCATCTGGTCGCCCGGAAAAACGGCTGTCCTGCTGTCCTCTAAAGGGGTTTGCAGCCAGGACGGAAATGCATACTCTGACCTGACGAATCGCCCAGCCATAAAACTTACCACTGACGTATCGTACCCGTTTCAGGTGGAATCGATGCGGATTCAGGGTGGTCAGTCAAAGGGAGCCATTTACCGAACACGAATCAACATCTGGATTGACTTAAATCAGGATCAGGTTTTTTCTACCGACGAACGGCTCTACCTATCTCCCCTTCGCTGGAATAGCACGATAACGGACCTTTCTGGAGATTACCCGAATCCCCTCCTTGAAAATCAGTTCATCATTCCGGCATCGGCAAAGTCAGGATTAACCCGTATGCGAATCAGGATTGGCACGCCCGTCTTTACGGGAAACCTTGAAACGGCCTGCGAACAAATTGATGGGGAAACAGAAGATTATTTAGTTGACATAAGCAATTTAATCTGTCAATTGAGCACGACTATTACCGGAAGCACAACGCTATGTCAGGGCAACAGTACATTACTCAGCGTTATGACATCGGGCGGGCAAGGCAATTTAACCTACGTCTGGACTTTAAATGGCAGTGCAACTGGCACCAGCAGCGCTACACTTACAGCAGCCGCCACAGGTAATTATGGTATATCAGTAACAGACACCAAAGGGTGCGTGTCGAAAGCGATTGTTGATGTACTAGCGATCCAAGTTCCAGAAGCACGTATTACCGCTCAGGGCAACCTGGATCTATTGCCAATGGGTAGTGTAACCCTCAGCGCCAGCACAGGGGCGGAAGTAAACTATCAATGGAACTTGAATCGTACCGCTATTGCCGGAGCTACCAGCAGTACGTATCAGGCCAATCAGGCAGGTACGTATACTGTAGTGGTCGCCAGAAGAAGCTGTACCGCTACATCCGATGGAATTACCGTTAATCTGATTACAACAGTTGAGCCAGTTACTGTTGGAAATATGGTAGTAGAGATATTCCCAAATCCAGGGAAAAATCAAATGCAGGTGATTTTTCAGCTAGTAGCTCCGTCTACAGCAACCCTACAGCTTATTGATAGCTATGGGCGAGTGATTCAAGTGTATAAAGCTGAAACTCCAGTTACTCATCATCATTTCCAGTTAAACTTATTGGGTAATCCGGCTGGGGTATATTTTATTAGAAGTATTTCGGAAAAGCAGCAGACTATGAACAAGATATTCATAGAATGATCTCTTAAAGGGCAGAAAATTCGGAGTAAATCAAACGGTTTTTGTATCTGTAGCATACGAATTGTCGATTCATCTGGCACATTTCCGTACTGAATTTATAATTGGGATACGAGTGCACAGCTTCGGCTGAGCAGAATCAGTTAGATTATTCATAATACCGTGTCTCTGATACGGGTACGTCAAGGCATTTGGCCAATAAAACGTTATTTCTCCATACAGTATAGGCCATCGTGCGGATAGTTAGTCGGATAACTATCCGCATCTTCTTTTGTCCTGTTCGCCGATACAAGTTACAAACCTCAGCAAAGCTGAAGCAACTGTTTTAGTCTATCGTCCTGTTTACGCTACCTCTCGGTTACCATCCTTCACACCTTTTCGATTCACCTGGTAAGACGAGAGCGTAAGTTAGGGCAATACTATCACGATGTTATAGTATGATTAAGGCTACTGTATTAGAATAAAATTACAGGAACTGTCTTTTCGTAGAAAATCATCATTTGTACTTTTTTTAGATCGAAAGATGCTAAGGGTTAAAGAGATACGATTTTGTATAATTATTTGATTAGCTGGTGAAGTTGAAATAGTTCTATAAAAAAATTAATAAGTGAAAAAATTTGACAATTTATGTTTAACCCTATAGTATTGTAATGTTGAATTGTAATTTATCTATGATAAATAAAATTACTAAACCCTTATGGATAACCTTTCACTCTATCGAAGCAAGGCCTGGCTATTGGGATGGGTATGGCTATTGACAATGAGTCAATTAGTAGCTCAGTCTACTAATTTGATTACTGGGCAAATAGCCGACGAAACGGGCCAGCCGTTACCTGGTGTTACGGTATTGGTTAAAAATACCAGTAATGGAACTACGACGGATGCTAAAGGTGCGTATCGCCT comes from Spirosoma aureum and encodes:
- a CDS encoding DUF1059 domain-containing protein translates to MKVLHCQDVGFDCAGIIRAQHESDILELLAQHAELVHQVKLTPELVERIKRLICDEAY
- a CDS encoding GEVED domain-containing protein encodes the protein MIRKSDGSGGADLGSINAGFAQLNGLFLPSGIQFYIAPNGLKEVNSDRLYDINTSETAAEIYSLMLPNAINVFVVNSGKDIINPVFAGQAPLPATSVESNWIVIDYHYLTNKLTLPHEMGHYIGLYHPHDNLIGGPRELVNGSNCAIASDQVCDTPADPFDLVRVPVGQQPITCQYTYDIKDANGELYNPLLNNIMSYWFCPPYTFTSGQYERLKTVGIAGRINPRNQYSLNAPASDVTPPLLSIVTSIGPLKLIWQDKSDNETGFIIERSTSPVDGFVAVDGVAPNSSQWFDTSGTTGINYYYRVKASNSLNYSNVQNGKPGYCLPVHRDVYSCTSAEGTIGLESLTIWSPGKTAVLLSSKGVCSQDGNAYSDLTNRPAIKLTTDVSYPFQVESMRIQGGQSKGAIYRTRINIWIDLNQDQVFSTDERLYLSPLRWNSTITDLSGDYPNPLLENQFIIPASAKSGLTRMRIRIGTPVFTGNLETACEQIDGETEDYLVDISNLICQLSTTITGSTTLCQGNSTLLSVMTSGGQGNLTYVWTLNGSATGTSSATLTAAATGNYGISVTDTKGCVSKAIVDVLAIQVPEARITAQGNLDLLPMGSVTLSASTGAEVNYQWNLNRTAIAGATSSTYQANQAGTYTVVVARRSCTATSDGITVNLITTVEPVTVGNMVVEIFPNPGKNQMQVIFQLVAPSTATLQLIDSYGRVIQVYKAETPVTHHHFQLNLLGNPAGVYFIRSISEKQQTMNKIFIE